atcacaaaaaataagtataattgAAAGACAAAAAGTCATATAGATAATGTAATTGTAAAAGTGATACTGATGTATACTGACCATGAAAGTTGGATAGGACCTCGGCCATAATATTGCCTGCCAGGTGCACAAGGATAATTTGGATCCGAAGCACAGTAGGATCCAGGGTTTTGTTCCCTAAGATAGCAATATCCCCAAGAGTATGGGCCATCTGGTGCGCTTGCCCATCCTCCTGCATATGGTATATACATATCACAACACAGGTTAATTCTCTGACCAATACAGGAATCTACATAGATACTATACTGCAAAGATTCTTATCAGGGAATCGGGacataattaataatgtttGTGATCGACTTCAAGGTTTCATGTCATCTCCGGATCGAACACTTTGTTAAATTCTGCTAACAATATGATGAAACTTCATAGCCTGGTATGAACTAACTAACTAACCTGTAGTTTCATGGGAAGTTTGGCCTAAGAAAGCAGCGATCTCTCTTTTACGGGTGGTAGTGTCCCCAGTGGCAGCAAAGGCAGGAAAGGACTTTGCAGCGTTTATGAATGCATCGTAGGTGTAGAATCCCTTGGCTGGGCAACCGCCATCGTTGCGATGCTTCAGCAACTGATCAAAATTATTCCTTGAGATGAGACTGCCTATGTcccctccacctccaccaccaccactgcATTGGCTTTGGCAACCGTTGGTGCAGTAGTCAGGTGTGGTGCCACACCAGCCAAACTGGCTGCAGCACTGCCCACCTGGGCATAGGGCACCTCCTGCCTGCCTTCCACACTGCTCGGCTAAGCCTCTTTGAAATGAAGACAGCCATAAACAGAGAATTGCCAGTgcccaaaacctcattttcaggtttgtttatgttttggttgatgtttggGGAGGgtgaatattatataaatagggTACCGAGGGTGAGCATTACTCCTCATAagagttttgtttgtttctctttaATTCTTTTGGACTTTATTCAATAACGATGGCTGATTTCAGCTTCTCATCCTTATCCAGTAATCCAGAAGTACTCTATAAAGGTTAAAAAGAAAGGCACATGGGCGGCTTTGACGATCTCCATGTCATGTGCTGTACATGATTGCTTATTAAGCATTGTTTGCCATACATTCATACGCGACTCCAGAGCGTGTGAGACAGGACATGATCTCAAGTTAAAACTAACATTTCAATACAGATAAAATGTGGTGTTATTCATATTGACGATCatagatttacataaaaagtaTGCACATCACCCTGTAAGTAATAACATCCCAGGATTGTACTTCGAGTCTTTTTTAAGTTATCTTGCCTTAACAGCTTACAGCAGATCATGCCATGTATGATTCTGCAAGCATATGCATTCAATAGCCAGAAGTTTTACTAAGAGACATGGAAAAAGTTATTCTCCATGCATATGATCTGGAAAAGGATGTTCATCATGAGCCTCCAAATCCTCAATCCCATTACGCAATTTGTCGACATCAAGACACTGACATGTTTGTTAGACAAAATATTAATGTCACTTGCACTTAACATGACCTGGTAAAGAAAGCAGGACATGCTTTAGGAAAGTGAGAATATCCAGTGAAATCAGGCCACAGCACACACCTTCTAGGCCTTTCctttttatgtaataatttcaATGGTTCAAATCCTGAAAGGTTTGCGCGTTTTGCCCAAACTCAGATAGAGACCTCTGGCTTTGACTTGAAAATTAGGTTTTGGTGGCCTGCACTTGGATAACCCTACACACACCTCATTATTATACCAACCCTATATACTTTACAAGTGTTCAAAATAGAAGACCATAACCCATCCAGACCATCCATATGACTTTGCCAGCTTAATTGGTCTTCCTTTCCGATATGTTTtacttctatttaaatatagatGATGATTGATCAGTATGATCATGATGGTCGaatattttttatccttttgtgGTGGCCGGCTTAAGATTTTGTATCCTTatcttttacaattatttttttttgttacccATTAACGCAGTTGCTACTTATGAAAGGAATAACACTGGAATCTGAGAAAATGCCATCCTTAAATTTTAATCCAaacaagaattaataaaattaaattgaaaatataaaaaaaaaaaatcctaaaaatggCCACCGATGACCACCACAAAAGTCGCCATGGGAGGgctcttagagcattctcaatgattattttatcttattctttaaaatacatcactacAAGTCACTTTTTgtattttacatactgattttTACAATGTACCA
The Juglans regia cultivar Chandler unplaced genomic scaffold, Walnut 2.0 Scaffold_4, whole genome shotgun sequence DNA segment above includes these coding regions:
- the LOC118345731 gene encoding endochitinase 2-like — translated: MRFWALAILCLWLSSFQRGLAEQCGRQAGGALCPGGQCCSQFGWCGTTPDYCTNGCQSQCSGGGGGGGDIGSLISRNNFDQLLKHRNDGGCPAKGFYTYDAFINAAKSFPAFAATGDTTTRKREIAAFLGQTSHETTGGWASAPDGPYSWGYCYLREQNPGSYCASDPNYPCAPGRQYYGRGPIQLSWNYNYGRCGKAIGVDLLNNPDLVATNPEISFKTALWFWMTPQSPKPSCHDVITGRWNPSGADSSAGRVPGYGVVTNIINGGLECGKGWNSKVEDRIGFYKRYCDILGVGYGNNLDCYNQRSFGNGLLVDTM